One Gordonia sp. SID5947 genomic region harbors:
- a CDS encoding cold-shock protein produces MAQGTVKWFNAEKGFGFIAPDEGSDDVFVHYSEIQGSGFRTLEENQRVEFEVGQGTKGPQATGVRAV; encoded by the coding sequence ATGGCACAGGGAACTGTGAAGTGGTTCAACGCGGAAAAGGGCTTCGGCTTCATCGCACCTGATGAGGGGTCCGACGACGTGTTCGTCCACTACTCCGAGATCCAGGGATCCGGTTTCCGCACTCTCGAAGAGAACCAGCGGGTCGAGTTCGAGGTCGGTCAGGGCACCAAGGGCCCGCAGGCCACCGGTGTTCGCGCCGTCTAG